A genomic window from Hirundo rustica isolate bHirRus1 chromosome 36, bHirRus1.pri.v3, whole genome shotgun sequence includes:
- the CARM1 gene encoding LOW QUALITY PROTEIN: histone-arginine methyltransferase CARM1 (The sequence of the model RefSeq protein was modified relative to this genomic sequence to represent the inferred CDS: deleted 1 base in 1 codon), protein MAAVSVFPGVRLLTVGDANGEIQRHQEQQPLRLEVRTGPDSAAIALYGQEDVCVFKCSVSRETECSRVGKQSFIITLGCNSVLLQFGTPNDFCSFYNILKNCRGHNTERSVFSERTEESSAVQYFQFYGYLSQQQNMMQDYVRTGTYQRAILQNHSDFKDKIVLDVGCGSGILSFFAAQAGARKIYAVEASTMAQHAEVLVKSNNLTERIVVIPGKVEEVSLPEQVDIIISEPMGYMLFNERMLESYLHAKKYLKPSGNMFPTIGDVHLAPFTDEQLYMEQFTKANFWYQPSFHGVDLSALRGAAVDEYFRQPVVDTFDIRILMAKSVKYTVNFLEAKEGDLHRIEIPFKFHMLHSGLVHGLAFWFDVAFIGSIMTVWLSTAPTEPLTHWYQVRCLFQSPLFAKAGDTLSGTCLLIANKRQSYDISIVAQVDQTGSKSSNLLDLKNPFFRYTGTTPSPPPGSHYTSPSENMWNTGSSYNMSTGMAVAGMPAAYDLSSVIAGGSNVGHNNLIPLANTGIVNHTHSRMGSIMSTGIVQGSSSGQSGAGSSTHYPLNSQFTMGGPPISMASPMSITTNTMHYGS, encoded by the exons ATGGCCGCGGTGTCGGTGTTCCCCGGCGTGCGGCTCCTCACGGTCGGGGACGCGAACGGGGAGATCCAGcggcaccaggagcagcagccgcTCCGCCTCGAGGTCCGCACCGGCCCCGACAGCGCCGCCATCGCCCTCTACGGCC AGGAGGATGTCTGCGTGTTCAAGTGCTCCGTGTCCCGCGAGACCGAGTGCAGCCGGGTGGGGAAGCAATCCTTCATCATCACCCTGGGCTGCAACAGCGTCCTGCTGCAATTCGGGACCCCCAACG ATTTCTGCTCCTTTTACAACATCCTGAAGAACTGCCGGGGCCACAACACGGAGCGCTCGGTGTTCAGCGAGCGCACGGAGGAGTCCTCGGCAGTGCAGTACTTCCAG TTCTACGGGTACCTGTCGCAGCAGCAGAACATGATGCAGGATTACGTGCGCACGGGGACGTACCAGCGCGCCATCCTGCAGAACCACAGCGACTTCAAGGACAAG ATCGTCCTGGACGTGGGCTGCGGCTCGGGAATCCTCTCCTTCTTCGCGGCGCAGGCCGGGGCGCGGAAAATCTACGCGGTGGAAGCCAGCACCATGGCCCAGCACGCCGAG GTGCTGGTGAAGAGCAACAACCTGACGGAGCGGATCGTGGTGATCCCGGGCAAGGTGGAGGAGGTGTCGCTGCCCGAGCAGGTGGACATCATCATCTCCGAGCCCATGGGCTACATGCTCTTCAACGAGCGCATGCTCGAGAGTTACCTGCACGCCAAGAAGTACCTGAAGCCCAGTG GGAACATGTTCCCCACGATCGGGGACGTGCACCTGGCGCCCTTCACGGACGAGCAGCTCTACATGGAGCAGTTCACCAAGGCCAACTTCTG GTACCAGCCCTCCTTCCACGGCGTCGACCTCTCGGCGCTGCGCGGCGCCGCCGTGGACGAGTACTTCAGGCAGCCCGTGGTG gaCACCTTCGACATCCGGATTTTAATGGCCAAATCCGTCAAATACACCGTCAACTTCTTGGAAGCCAAGGAGGGCGACTTGCACAG GATAGAAATCCCCTTCAAATTCCACATGCTGCACTCGGGGCTGGTGCACGGCCTGGCCTTCTGGTTCGACGTGGCCTTCATCGGCTCCAT AATGACGGTGTGGCTCTCGACGGCCCCCACGGAGCCGCTGACGCACTGGTACCAGGTGCGCTGCCTGTTCCAGTCGCCGCTCTTCGCCAAGGCCGGCGACACGCTCTCAGGGACCTGCCTGCTCATCGCCAACAAGAG ACAGAGCTACGACATCAGCATCGTGGCCCAGGTGGACCAGACGGGCTCCAAGTCCTCCAACCTCCTGGACCTG AAAAACCCCTTCTTCAG GTACACGGGCACGACCCCCTCGCCCCCCCCCGGCTCCCACTACACGTCGCCGTCGGAGAACATGTGGAACACGGGCAGCAGCTACAACATGAGCACGGGCATGGCCGTGGCCG GGATGCCGGCGGCGTACGACCTGAGCAGCGTCATCGCCGGCGGCTCCAACGTGGGCCACAACAACCTGATCCCGTTAG CCAACACCGGCATCGTCAACCACACCCACTCCAGGATGGGCTCCATCATGAGCACGGGCATCGTGCAAG gcTCGTCCAGCGGTCAGAGCGGCGCCGGCTCCAGCACCCACTACCCCCTGAACAGCCAGTTCACCATGGGCGGCCCCCCCATCTCCATGGCCTCCCCCATGTCCATCACCACCAACACCATGCACTACGGCAGCTAA